The genomic segment ACGTAGGGCCTGTTTATGTAAAGTTCTGCAAATCTCGATAAtggcagcttcttcttctgcaaaaaAACTTACAGATCTGCAAGTAGCTTTAATGgcaatttgatttttaaaaagttagcGACTGTCGCTGTTCAAATTAAAGCTTGAGTTTCTATCGCTGGATGAAACAGCGATTCTGAAATCTTCAATTTAGAGTCGCAGCGACCggaatttaaaaaatttgaaagagagatgaaagtgaagttagaagaaaactaaaagaaattcCGGTCGCTGGAATTAGTCGCAGCGATTCTCTCCCGAACAGGCCGTAGTCTCAAGAACTTCATATGTGATGGTTGAACAGGAAGAACGACTAAAAAGAAGGAATTGAAGAAGATGTCATGTTGAAAGAAAATTGTCGACGTCGTTGGAAAATTGAGAAAAAGGGGTAGGGCTTCTTTTATTATTAGACTTTAATTTAATCATTCCAAATTCATGATTTTATGTTATTTCATATACTAGAGGAATTTCTCCTTCTATTATATTAGGTTAGGGCTCcttttattatgaaattttttaaaaaaggttagGGCTCCTTTTATTAATGGTATTTAAATATAAGTTGGGCCaaacacataaaatattttaataaaacaattttttaagtaaaaactTCATCTTCAATCTACGAAACCCTAATATAGAAGAGAACTCTACAACTGTCATGGCCAAAAATGATCTCAAGATCTTAAGACAAACATAACTATCAGTTCATTAAAACTGTCTGAACTCTCGaccaaaaactgaaaaactCAATTCAATTTTCTTGGTTCAGGTAAAAGTCGCAGGACTATTTACTATCCATTATATTTATGTGACTTTCATGATTAGACCAATAGATAACAAAAGTTATAAGGGGTAAAATTATATTGGTTtcgaaaaaatatatgtatagttttataaaagGGTCGTTTTggattatattttgattagaaaggtcttttgagacattatTCCAATATTTTAAGTTGTTTTGCCCTAATCCCTACACAAAAGGAGGTCAaaagcaaaatccaaaattttggGGAGTGCCATGTAGCTTTAGGATTATGGGTACCAAATTTGTAGTCTCTGAAAATGTAGGACCGATCTAACAATTGAAGAAGGGACTGGGGGAACATGTACAAACAAGTTGGGAaaacgaaggaaaaaaaaaaaaaaaaaaaggagcctTTTCGAAATCAAATGCTTTGATCCGACTCGTTAATGGCGACTCAGATCTGAAGATAATCTCGTCCTCATTTCTGGTGGGAAAATCTAAAGCTTTTCGATTTTTGGAGGAGgagaaaaaattaaaggaaCCCAAATGGATGATTTCACAGGATTGTTAGCGAGAGACTTCGGGTTGAAACCACAGGGCAAATCAGCTCCGATGGCTCCTCAATCGAACTCTTCTGCCGCTGATTTCAACAGTTTCGCTTCTTCCTATAGCTTCGCCAACGCCGCCGGGAAAAAGTCCGATCCTTCGCCGGTGTTTGACGATCTTGGCCGCGATGGTGATGATCTTCTCTTCAAAGATGTGTTTAGCGGTCCAACACCAAAGTACGGATCCTCTTCTGGTGATTCTCGTTCTCCATCTGCACCGGCCTTTGACTATGATGCTATGTTTAAGGAACCCAAATCCAAATCAGCGTCCGTGCCGGTCTATGACAAGCCTGTCTACGATGATGAGGATGTGTTTGAGTCTATTCCTGAGCTCCAAATCCCTTCCACTTCTTCCCACTCAGCTAGGTTTGAGAACGTTTTCTCTTCCATCTCCACCTCACCTGCAAAGCACAGGAAACAGAACAGTTCTCCCTTCGATGATCTCATGGGCACCAATTTGGGGAAAACTGAGACAGACAGTGACCGAGAGAACAAGGGTAGCTCcgtttttgatgatttgattccCGGCTTTGGTCGCACTANNNNNNNNNNNNNNNNNNNNNNNNNNNNNNNNNNNNNNNNNNNNNNNNNNNNNNNNNNNNNNNNNNNNNNNNNNNNNNNNNNNNNNNNNNNNNNNNNNNNNNNNNNNNNNNNNNNNNNNNNNNNNNNNNNNNNNNNNNNNNNNNNNNNNNNNNNNNNNNNNNNNNNNNNNNNNNNNNNNNNNNNNNNNNNNNNNNNNNNNNNNNNNNNNNNNNNNNNNNNNNNNNNNNNNNNNNNNNNNNNNNNNNNNNNNNNNNNNNNNNNNNNNNNNNNNNNNNNNNNNNNNNNNNNNNNNNNNNNNNNNNNNNNNNNNNNNNNNNNNNNNNNNNNNNNNNNNNNNNNNNNNNNNNNNNNNNNNNNNNNNNNNNNNNNNNNNNNNNNNNNNNNNNNNNNNNNNNNNNNNNNNNNNNNNNNNNNNNNNNNNNNNNNNNNNNNNNNNNNNNNNNNNNNNNNNNNNNNNNNNNNNNNNNNNNNNNNNNNNNNNNNNNNNNNNNNNNNNNNNNNNNNNNNNNNNNNNNNNNNNNNNNNNNNNNNNNNNNNNNNNNNNNNNNNNNNNNNNNNNNNNNNNNNNNNNNNNNNNNNNNNNNNNNNNNNNNNNNNNNNNNNNNNNNNNNNNNNNNNNNNNNNNNNNNNNNNNNNNNNNNNNNNNNNNNNNNNNNNNNNNNNNNNNNNNNNNNNNNNNNNNNNNNNNNNNNNNNNNNNNNNNNNNNNNNNNNNNNNNNNNNNNNNNNNNNNNNNNNNNNNNNNNNNNNNNNNNNNNNNNNNNNNNNNNNNNNNNNNNNNNNNNNNNNNNNNNNNNNNNNNNNNNNNNNNNNNNNNNNNNNNNNNNNNNNNNNNNNNNNNNNNNNNNNNNNNNNNNNNNNNNNNNNNNNNNNNNNNNNNNNNNNNNNNNNNNNNNNNNNNNNNNNNNNNNNNNNNNNNNNNNNNNNNNNNNNNNNNNNNNNNNNNNNNNNNNNNNNNNNNNNNNNNNNNNNNNNNNNNNNNNNNNNNNNNNNNNNNNNNNNNNNNNNNNNNNNNNNNNNNNNNNNNNNNNNNNNNNNNNNNNNNNNNNNNNNNNNNNNNNNNNNNNNNNNNNNNNNNNNNNNNNNNNNNNNNNNNNNNNNNNNNNNNNNNNNNNNNNNNNNNNNNNNNNNNNNNNNNNNNNNNNNNNNNNNNNNNNNNNNNNNNNNNNNNNNNNNNNNNNNNNNNNNNNNNNNNNNNNNNNNNNNNNNNNNNNNNNNNNNNNNNNNNNNNNNNNNNNNNNNNNNNNNNNNNNNNNNNNNNNNNNNNNNNNNNNNNNNNNNNNNNNNNNNNNNNNNNNNNNNNNNNNTTGACCCCCTCGATAGTCTTGGAAAATCAGGCCCAGATATGAATAGTAGAAGCCAGAGTCATTTAAAACAACCAGGAAACATCAGTGGCTCCCAGTCACCTGTAGAAAGTTCTAGGAGTTACCATTCTAAGAAAGCTTCATTTGACGATGTTTTAGAGCCACAAAATACGAGTGCTCCACCACCTACCAGTACAGAAGGAAGTTTTGAGTCATCTGATGATGTGTGGCTTACTGTATCTGAGATCCCTCTCTTTACGGAACCTACTAGTGCTCCGCCACCTGCGAGACCTCCACCACCAAGACCTACACGTCCTGTAAAAAAGAAGGTCAACGAGCCTTCTATATCGAGCTCTACTAACCACCACTCTTATGTTCCTAGTTCAGCTAGAGCTTCTGTAAATAGCCCAACAGCATCTCAAATGGATGAACTTGATGATTTTTCTATGGGCAGAAAGCAGACCGCTGCGAATGGACACCCTGAACCTACCTTTGGTGAAGATTCTGATGTTTTCTCTGCTGCTGTTGCATCAGCTGCTGCCATGAAGGATGCCATGGATAAAGCAGAAGCGAAGTTTAGACATGCTAAggaaaggagagagaaagaaaatttgaaGGCAAGTAGAAGTAGAGAAGGAGATCACATGGAGAATCATGATTCTCGGGAAAGGGAACTTAGAGAAAAGCAAGTGAGATTGGAGCGTGAAAGGGCAGAGAGGGAGGCAGAGATGGAAAAAGCCCAGGATAAGGAGAGAGAggatagagaaagagagcagAAAAGAATTGAGCGAGAAAGGGAAAGACTATTGGCAAGACAAGCCGTAGAGAGGGCTACAAGGGAAGCACGTGAAAGAGCAGCCGCTGAAGCTCATGCGAAAGTTCAGAGAGCTGCTGTTGGGAAGGCTTCCGATGCCCGAGAGCGTGCAGAAAGAGCAGCGGTTCAAAGAGCCCATGCTGAAGCACGTGAAAGGGCAGCTGCAGGGGCACGAGAAAAGGCTGAGAAAGCTGCAGCAGAAGCTAGAGAAAGGGCGAATGCTGAAGCGCGGGAGAAGGAAGCAAGGGTTAGGGCAGAACGAGCTGCTGTGGAAAGGGCAGCTGCTGAGGCACGTGGAAGGGCAGCTGCCCAAGCTAAAGCTAAGCAGCAGCAAGAAAATAACAATGATCTTGACTCCTTCTTTAACTCGGTTTCTAGACCAAACAGTGCTCCACGACAGAGAACCAACCCTTTGGTGAGATGGGATTATCTACTTCTGTTCTGATTTAAGTCCTTTACAACCTTACAGTAAATTAGACTCCTCCTATAACTCTGGTTGTGTTTCAGGATCCTTTCCAGGATTCATGGAACAAAGGAGGATCTTTCGAATCTAGCAGGCCATCTTCGCAAGTGCCCTCTAGAGCAACAGAGAACTTGAGAAAGACCTCTTCATCAACAAACATTGTTGATGATCTCAGTTCAATATTTGGAGGTACTGCAATCTCTGACGTTTATCCATAATAATATGTTCATGTCTGTTTACTTGGTCACACTGAAACCCCCCCCTGTGTTTTATATAGCTCCAGCTTCCCAGTCTGGTGGTTTTCAAGATGTGGATGGAGAAACTGAAGAGAGACGACGTGCCAGGCTGGAACGCCACCAGAGGACACAGGAGCGGGCTGTATGTATCATTAGAGTTTTTCTTTGATGGGTTCTGTATCTGACAATGACACAAGATTCACCAgcatattttataacatgaattCTTTTCTCTATCAGGCGAAAGCACTTGCTGAGAAAAATGAACGTGATCTTCAAGTACAAAGAG from the Camelina sativa cultivar DH55 chromosome 12, Cs, whole genome shotgun sequence genome contains:
- the LOC104719177 gene encoding auxilin-related protein 2 (The sequence of the model RefSeq protein was modified relative to this genomic sequence to represent the inferred CDS: added 237 bases not found in genome assembly), producing MDDFTGLLARDFGLKPQGKSAPMAPQSNSSAADFNSFASSYSFANAAGKKSDPSPVFDDLGRDGDDLLFKDVFSGPTPKYGSSSGDSRSPSAPAFDYDAMFKEPKSKSASVPVYDKPVYDDEDVFESIPELQIPSTSSHSARFENVFSSISTSPAKHRKQNSSPFDDLMGTNLGKTETDSDRENKGSSVFDDLIPGFGRTSSPPPKRSTSDTSQPQQPAYQPSKTSSKLVEEDPFVVLEESASTPREPPMGGFTDPLEEIGKFNSSSSRKTDHAGVFVEVDPLDSLGKSGPDMNSRSQSHLKQPGNISGSQSPVESSRSYHSKKASFDDVLEPQNTSAPPPTSTEGSFESSDDVWLTVSEIPLFTEPTSAPPPARPPPPRPTRPVKKKVNEPSISSSTNHHSYVPSSARASVNSPTASQMDELDDFSMGRKQTAANGHPEPTFGEDSDVFSAAVASAAAMKDAMDKAEAKFRHAKERREKENLKASRSREGDHMENHDSRERELREKQVRLERERAEREAEMEKAQDKEREDREREQKRIERERERLLARQAVERATREARERAAAEAHAKVQRAAVGKASDARERAERAAVQRAHAEARERAAAGAREKAEKAAAEARERANAEAREKEARVRAERAAVERAAAEARGRAAAQAKAKQQQENNNDLDSFFNSVSRPNSAPRQRTNPLDPFQDSWNKGGSFESSRPSSQVPSRATENLRKTSSSTNIVDDLSSIFGAPASQSGGFQDVDGETEERRRARLERHQRTQERAAKALAEKNERDLQVQREQVEKDRIGVTLDVEIKRWGAGKEGNLRALLSTLQYVLWPECGWQPVSLTDLITAASVKKVYRKATLCIHPDKVQQKGANLQQKYIAEKVFDMLKEAWNKFNSEELF